A region of Crenobacter cavernae DNA encodes the following proteins:
- a CDS encoding glycosyltransferase family 2 protein, with protein sequence MGVSISAVLITKNAAHSLKACLESCRFADEVILVDSGSSDDTLAIANAYGAKVIHQDWLGFGPQKQFAVSQARNDWVLCLDADEWLSDALIKEIKDLPDNPQTSAYRFPRCNKFMGRFLRHGEGYPDMSLRLFDRRRARWSDHQVHEYVIADGPVGTLAGDLMHESGEDVSVYLAKQNRYTDLQAEALFAAGKQVGAMKLIASPLLRFFKFYIVRQGFRDGLPGLVHIAIGCFNSFVKYAKLLERQRLEKKA encoded by the coding sequence ATGGGCGTATCGATCAGCGCAGTGCTTATCACCAAAAACGCGGCACATAGCTTGAAAGCGTGTCTCGAGAGTTGTCGCTTCGCCGACGAGGTCATACTTGTGGATTCAGGCAGCTCTGACGACACCCTGGCCATAGCCAACGCCTATGGCGCCAAAGTTATCCACCAGGACTGGCTGGGATTCGGTCCGCAGAAGCAGTTCGCCGTCTCTCAAGCGCGCAACGACTGGGTGCTCTGCCTCGACGCCGACGAGTGGCTTTCCGATGCATTAATCAAAGAAATCAAGGATTTGCCTGACAATCCACAGACATCGGCCTACCGTTTTCCCCGTTGCAACAAGTTTATGGGTCGTTTCCTGCGCCACGGCGAGGGCTATCCGGACATGAGCCTGCGTCTCTTCGACCGGCGCCGTGCACGCTGGTCCGACCATCAGGTTCACGAGTACGTGATCGCTGACGGCCCGGTCGGCACGCTCGCGGGCGATCTGATGCACGAGTCGGGCGAAGACGTCAGCGTGTATCTGGCCAAGCAGAACCGTTACACCGACCTGCAGGCCGAAGCGCTGTTCGCGGCGGGCAAGCAGGTCGGCGCGATGAAGCTCATCGCGAGCCCCTTGCTGCGCTTCTTCAAGTTTTACATTGTGCGTCAGGGCTTTAGGGACGGCCTGCCCGGCCTCGTCCACATCGCGATCGGCTGCTTCAACAGCTTCGTCAAATACGCCAAACTGCTGGAAAGACAGCGACTGGAGAAAAAAGCATGA
- a CDS encoding NAD-dependent epimerase/dehydratase family protein: protein MKVMVTGAAGFIGRAVCEKLLERGNGSVIGVDNLNDYYAVELKHARLATLTGRSGFVFHKLDIADNDALDALFAAEKPDYVVNLAAQAGVRYSIQNPHAYTQSNLVGFANLLEACRRHAVKHLVFASSSSVYGKNAKVPFSEDDRTDAPVSYYAATKKANEAMAASYAELYGMTLTGLRFFTVYGPWGRPDMAPWLFTEAISEGRPIKVFNHGLLQRDFTYIDDIVEGVLRVMEYVTKERSNFEIFNIGNHQPVELMEFIRCVETACGREAVKEYLPMQDGDVPITYADTARLRAAVGFSPATPLADGIEAFVKWYRGWKSRT, encoded by the coding sequence ATGAAAGTGATGGTGACCGGCGCCGCCGGATTCATCGGCCGCGCGGTGTGCGAAAAGCTGCTCGAACGCGGGAACGGGTCGGTAATCGGTGTGGATAACCTCAACGACTACTACGCCGTCGAGCTCAAACACGCGCGCCTTGCCACGTTAACGGGCCGTAGCGGCTTTGTTTTCCACAAGCTGGACATCGCCGACAACGACGCGCTCGATGCGCTGTTCGCCGCCGAGAAGCCCGATTACGTCGTGAACCTGGCCGCGCAGGCCGGCGTGCGCTACTCGATCCAGAACCCGCACGCGTACACGCAGAGCAACCTCGTCGGTTTCGCCAACCTGCTCGAAGCCTGTCGCCGCCATGCGGTGAAGCATCTGGTGTTCGCCAGCTCGTCGAGCGTGTACGGCAAGAACGCCAAGGTGCCGTTCTCCGAGGACGACCGCACCGACGCGCCGGTCAGCTACTACGCGGCGACCAAGAAGGCCAACGAGGCGATGGCGGCCAGCTACGCCGAGCTCTACGGCATGACGCTGACCGGCCTGCGCTTCTTCACCGTGTACGGACCCTGGGGTCGGCCCGACATGGCGCCGTGGCTGTTCACCGAGGCGATCAGCGAGGGTCGGCCTATCAAGGTTTTCAACCACGGTTTGTTGCAGCGCGACTTCACCTATATCGACGACATCGTCGAAGGTGTGCTTCGTGTCATGGAATACGTAACAAAAGAACGTAGCAATTTCGAGATTTTCAACATCGGCAACCACCAGCCGGTCGAATTGATGGAATTCATCCGCTGCGTCGAAACGGCGTGCGGCCGCGAGGCGGTGAAGGAATACCTGCCGATGCAGGACGGCGACGTGCCGATCACCTACGCTGACACCGCGCGCTTGCGTGCGGCGGTCGGCTTCTCGCCGGCGACGCCGCTGGCCGACGGCATCGAAGCGTTCGTCAAGTGGTACCGCGGATGGAAGTCGCGCACGTGA
- a CDS encoding GNAT family N-acetyltransferase produces the protein MSVALRRACGQADADAVGVLLREHGPNQWNWLPEDGVAATLAELASGSANAELAFDDKQRLVGALVWRFEDRYPALRPAGLPSDQAVFVVEAVVHRDAAGQGLGVKLLDAAIDAARRAGATWLVADRHDENAASAGMMRKAGMVEVDNYADPARRPAGNRRSAVCAIRL, from the coding sequence GTGAGCGTGGCCCTGCGTCGGGCCTGCGGCCAGGCCGACGCCGACGCGGTCGGCGTGTTGCTGCGCGAGCACGGGCCGAATCAGTGGAACTGGCTGCCGGAAGACGGCGTCGCCGCCACGTTGGCCGAGCTCGCGTCGGGCTCGGCCAACGCCGAACTCGCCTTCGACGACAAGCAGCGCCTAGTAGGTGCGCTGGTGTGGCGTTTCGAAGACCGCTATCCGGCGCTGCGCCCGGCAGGGCTTCCGTCCGACCAGGCGGTCTTCGTCGTCGAGGCGGTCGTGCATCGCGACGCGGCCGGCCAGGGCCTGGGCGTGAAGCTGCTTGACGCCGCGATCGACGCCGCTCGCCGGGCCGGCGCGACGTGGCTGGTCGCCGACCGGCACGACGAGAACGCCGCATCGGCCGGCATGATGAGGAAGGCCGGCATGGTCGAAGTCGACAACTACGCCGACCCGGCGCGCCGCCCGGCCGGCAACCGGCGCAGCGCGGTGTGCGCGATCCGCCTGTAG
- a CDS encoding hemolysin family protein has translation MDVLILLFLILLNGVFAMSELAIVSARKVRLQQWAEDGHRGAETALLLSEEPTRFLSTVQIGITSIGILSGVFGQEAIASELAVWLMQFPLTAPYAEPVSLAVMVVTITYFSLIFGELVPKRLAMHNPERLASAMARPMQLLSRLTSPLVRLLSVSTDTVLRLIGARRGKEPSITEEEIQVLMEQGADEGVFERAEQELVANIFRLDTRKVGSIMTPRKDIVPLDVEDPLQDNLDKLQGNLFTRFPVVKGGLDQILGMVHAKDILNQTLSGRPVELSSLLKPALYVPATISPMQLMEQFKITRNHIALVVDEYGELEGIVTMNDVLETIVGDLPTDALTEDNEAVEREDGSWLIDGMMSLDKFRDLFDIEDRLPGEDSGNIHTLGGFVMFQLGRVPAVADRFEWEEIAFEVLDMDKTRVDKMMVKRLADGDGPDTGSSL, from the coding sequence ATGGACGTTCTGATACTGCTGTTCCTGATTCTGCTCAACGGCGTATTCGCCATGTCGGAGCTCGCCATCGTCTCGGCGCGCAAGGTGCGCCTGCAACAATGGGCCGAAGACGGCCACCGCGGCGCCGAAACCGCGCTCTTACTGTCGGAAGAACCGACCCGCTTCCTGTCCACCGTCCAGATCGGCATCACCTCGATCGGCATCCTGTCCGGCGTGTTCGGCCAAGAGGCGATCGCCAGCGAGCTGGCCGTCTGGCTGATGCAGTTCCCGCTGACCGCCCCCTACGCCGAGCCGGTGTCGCTGGCGGTGATGGTGGTCACCATCACCTATTTCTCGCTGATCTTCGGCGAACTCGTGCCCAAGCGGCTCGCGATGCACAACCCGGAGCGGCTCGCGTCGGCGATGGCGCGCCCGATGCAGCTGTTGTCGCGGCTGACTTCGCCGCTGGTGAGACTCCTCAGCGTGTCGACCGACACCGTGCTGCGGCTGATCGGCGCGCGCCGCGGCAAGGAGCCGTCGATCACCGAGGAAGAGATCCAGGTGCTGATGGAACAGGGCGCCGACGAGGGCGTGTTCGAGCGCGCCGAGCAGGAGCTGGTCGCCAATATCTTCCGCCTCGACACGCGCAAGGTCGGCTCGATCATGACGCCGCGCAAGGACATCGTGCCGCTCGACGTCGAAGACCCGCTGCAGGACAACCTCGACAAGCTGCAGGGCAACCTGTTCACGCGCTTCCCGGTGGTCAAGGGCGGTCTCGACCAGATCCTCGGCATGGTGCACGCCAAGGACATCCTCAACCAGACGCTGAGCGGCCGGCCGGTCGAGCTGAGCAGCCTGTTGAAACCGGCGCTCTACGTGCCGGCGACGATCTCGCCGATGCAGCTGATGGAGCAGTTCAAGATCACGCGCAACCATATCGCGCTGGTGGTCGACGAATACGGCGAGCTCGAGGGCATCGTCACCATGAACGACGTGCTCGAGACCATCGTCGGCGACCTGCCGACCGATGCGCTGACCGAAGACAACGAGGCGGTCGAGCGCGAGGACGGCAGCTGGCTGATCGACGGCATGATGTCGCTCGACAAGTTCCGCGACCTGTTCGACATCGAGGACCGCCTGCCGGGCGAGGACAGCGGCAACATTCACACGCTCGGCGGTTTCGTGATGTTCCAGCTCGGCCGCGTGCCGGCGGTGGCCGACCGTTTCGAGTGGGAAGAGATCGCCTTCGAGGTGCTCGACATGGACAAGACGCGCGTCGACAAGATGATGGTGAAAAGGTTGGCCGACGGCGACGGCCCGGACACCGGCAGCTCGCTGTAA
- the ung gene encoding uracil-DNA glycosylase: protein MNYFDLDRVHPGWRAVLASPTLAEPLARLDAELARRHDAGEIIYPPRRAIFRALEDCAPEDVKVVILGQDPYHGEGEAMGLSFSVTRETRVPPSLRNIYKELATDVDAAFPGHGDLSYLSRQGVLLLNSVLTVRADAAGSHGKLGWQAVTDALIDTVNHANPGCVFLLWGNWAQTKAERIDEARHLILASAHPSPLSARRGFFGARHFSQANAWLAAHGKGGIEWAHEAPADLFA, encoded by the coding sequence ATGAATTACTTCGATCTGGACCGCGTCCACCCCGGCTGGCGTGCCGTGCTGGCGTCGCCGACCTTGGCCGAGCCGCTGGCGCGGCTCGACGCCGAACTCGCGCGCCGCCACGACGCCGGCGAGATCATCTACCCGCCGCGGCGCGCGATCTTCCGCGCGCTCGAGGACTGCGCGCCCGAGGACGTGAAGGTCGTCATCCTCGGCCAGGATCCGTACCACGGCGAAGGCGAGGCGATGGGGCTGTCGTTCTCGGTCACGCGCGAAACGCGCGTGCCGCCCAGCTTACGCAACATCTACAAGGAACTCGCGACCGACGTCGACGCCGCCTTCCCCGGCCACGGCGACCTCAGCTACTTGTCGCGCCAGGGCGTGCTCTTGCTCAACAGCGTGCTGACGGTGCGCGCCGACGCCGCCGGCAGCCACGGCAAGCTCGGCTGGCAGGCGGTGACCGACGCGCTGATCGACACCGTCAACCACGCCAACCCCGGCTGCGTGTTCCTGTTGTGGGGCAACTGGGCGCAGACCAAGGCCGAGCGCATCGACGAGGCGCGCCACCTGATCCTCGCGAGCGCCCACCCGTCGCCGCTGTCGGCGCGGCGCGGCTTCTTCGGGGCTCGTCATTTCTCGCAGGCCAACGCATGGCTCGCCGCGCACGGCAAGGGCGGGATCGAGTGGGCGCACGAAGCGCCGGCCGATCTTTTCGCCTGA
- a CDS encoding rhodanese-like domain-containing protein codes for MIREIGAKELAAWLADDTRVQPVLLDVREGWEVARASLPGIVHIPMNLIPGRMAELPDDAPIVTICHHGVRSYQVGLYLKNAGFDEVISLKGGVEAWASDVDPTMAHY; via the coding sequence ATGATCCGCGAAATCGGCGCCAAAGAACTCGCCGCCTGGCTGGCGGACGACACGCGCGTGCAGCCGGTGCTGCTCGACGTGCGCGAAGGCTGGGAAGTGGCCCGCGCGAGCCTGCCGGGCATCGTCCACATCCCGATGAACCTGATCCCGGGCCGCATGGCCGAGCTGCCGGACGATGCCCCCATCGTCACCATCTGCCACCATGGCGTGCGCAGCTATCAGGTCGGCCTGTATCTGAAGAACGCCGGCTTCGACGAGGTGATCAGCCTCAAGGGCGGCGTCGAGGCGTGGGCCTCGGACGTCGACCCGACGATGGCGCACTACTGA
- a CDS encoding protein-L-isoaspartate O-methyltransferase family protein, which produces MDFEKARFNMVEQQIRPWDVLDIKILDLLFAVKREDFVQPEQRDIAFVDVQLPLPNGTLMLEPKVEARLVQDLDIRPTDRILEVGTGSGYVTALLATLGREVVSVEIDPAQKARAEANLRKAGVDNATVLDGNGIEGVPGKAPFDAILVGGSLPVVPEALKQQLAIGGRLAVVVGDEPVMRAIVVTRDSETAFGETVSFDTVVPRLAKACALAPSAFRF; this is translated from the coding sequence ATGGATTTCGAAAAAGCCCGCTTCAATATGGTCGAGCAGCAGATCCGCCCTTGGGACGTGCTCGACATCAAGATTCTTGACCTGCTGTTTGCCGTGAAGCGCGAAGACTTCGTGCAGCCGGAACAGCGCGACATCGCCTTCGTCGACGTGCAGCTGCCGCTGCCGAACGGCACGCTGATGCTCGAACCCAAGGTGGAAGCCCGCCTGGTGCAGGACCTCGACATCAGACCGACCGACCGCATCCTCGAAGTCGGCACCGGCTCGGGCTACGTGACTGCGCTGTTGGCCACGCTCGGCCGCGAAGTCGTCAGCGTCGAGATCGACCCGGCGCAGAAGGCGCGCGCCGAGGCCAACCTGCGTAAGGCCGGCGTCGACAACGCGACCGTGCTGGACGGCAACGGCATCGAAGGGGTGCCGGGCAAGGCGCCGTTCGACGCGATCCTGGTCGGCGGTTCGCTGCCGGTGGTGCCCGAGGCGCTGAAACAGCAGCTCGCCATCGGCGGTCGCTTGGCGGTGGTCGTCGGCGACGAGCCGGTGATGCGCGCGATCGTCGTCACCCGAGACAGCGAAACCGCGTTCGGCGAGACCGTGTCGTTCGACACCGTCGTGCCGCGCTTGGCCAAGGCCTGTGCGCTGGCGCCGTCGGCGTTCCGCTTCTGA
- the thiC gene encoding phosphomethylpyrimidine synthase ThiC, whose translation MNAPTNLNTEMVVDSAAIQPLPNSRKIYVQGSRPDLRVPMREISQADTPTQFGGEQNPPIYVYDCSGPYTDPAAKIDVRDGLPAIRAAWIEERNDTELLDGLSSEYGRAREADEKLDHLRFNLTRKPRRAKPGCNVSQMHYARQGIITPEMEYIAIRENMNRAAYIESVKAAGGKNERLLELMIRQHPGENYGAGMVDTITAEFVRQEVASGRAIIPNNINHPESEPMIIGRNFLVKINGNIGNSAVTSSISEEVDKMTWGIRWGADTIMDLSTGKNIHETREWILRNSPVPIGTVPIYQALEKVNGKAEDLTWEIFKDTLIEQAEQGVDYFTIHAGVLLRYVPMTANRMTGIVSRGGSIMAKWCLAHHQENFLYTHFEDICEIMKAYDVAFSLGDGLRPGSVWDANDAAQLGELKTLGELTQIAWKHDVQVMIEGPGHVPMQLIKENMDKELEWCHEAPFYTLGPLTTDIAPGYDHITSAIGAAQIGWYGTAMLCYVTPKEHLGLPNKDDVKEGIITYKLAAHAADLAKGHPGAQIRDNALSKARFEFRWEDQFNLGLDPDRARSFHDETLPKDSAKVAHFCSMCGPHFCSMKITQDVREFAAAQGVSEQDALAKGMEVKSIEFVKGGAKLYDKI comes from the coding sequence ATGAACGCGCCGACCAATCTGAATACCGAAATGGTGGTGGACAGCGCCGCCATCCAGCCGCTGCCCAATTCCCGCAAGATCTACGTACAAGGCTCGCGCCCCGACCTCCGCGTGCCGATGCGCGAAATCTCGCAGGCCGACACCCCGACCCAGTTCGGCGGCGAGCAGAACCCGCCGATCTACGTCTACGACTGCAGCGGCCCGTATACCGACCCGGCCGCCAAGATCGACGTGCGCGACGGCCTGCCGGCGATCCGCGCCGCGTGGATCGAGGAGCGCAACGACACCGAACTGCTCGACGGCCTTTCCTCCGAGTACGGCCGCGCGCGCGAAGCCGACGAAAAGCTCGACCACCTGCGCTTCAACCTGACGCGCAAGCCGCGCCGCGCCAAGCCGGGCTGTAACGTCTCGCAGATGCACTACGCACGTCAGGGCATCATCACGCCGGAGATGGAATACATCGCCATCCGCGAGAACATGAACCGCGCGGCCTACATCGAGAGCGTGAAGGCGGCCGGCGGCAAGAACGAGCGCCTGCTCGAGCTGATGATCCGCCAGCACCCGGGCGAGAACTACGGCGCCGGCATGGTCGACACCATCACCGCGGAATTCGTGCGCCAGGAAGTCGCCAGCGGCCGCGCCATCATCCCGAACAACATCAACCACCCGGAATCGGAGCCGATGATCATCGGCCGCAACTTCCTGGTGAAGATCAACGGCAACATCGGCAACTCGGCGGTGACCTCGTCGATCAGCGAAGAAGTCGACAAGATGACCTGGGGCATCCGCTGGGGCGCCGACACCATCATGGACCTGTCGACCGGCAAGAACATCCACGAGACGCGTGAATGGATCCTGCGCAACTCGCCGGTGCCGATCGGCACCGTGCCGATCTACCAGGCGCTCGAGAAGGTCAACGGCAAGGCCGAAGACCTGACCTGGGAGATCTTCAAGGACACGCTGATCGAACAGGCCGAACAGGGCGTCGACTACTTCACCATCCACGCCGGCGTCTTGCTGCGCTACGTGCCGATGACCGCCAACCGGATGACCGGCATCGTCAGCCGCGGCGGCTCGATCATGGCCAAGTGGTGCCTGGCGCATCACCAGGAAAACTTCCTCTACACCCACTTCGAAGACATCTGCGAAATCATGAAGGCGTACGACGTGGCGTTCTCGCTCGGCGACGGCCTGCGCCCGGGTTCGGTGTGGGACGCCAACGACGCCGCGCAGCTCGGCGAACTGAAGACGCTGGGCGAGCTGACGCAGATCGCCTGGAAGCACGACGTGCAGGTGATGATCGAAGGCCCGGGCCACGTGCCGATGCAGCTGATCAAGGAGAACATGGACAAGGAACTGGAGTGGTGCCACGAGGCGCCGTTCTACACCCTCGGCCCGCTGACCACCGACATCGCCCCCGGCTACGACCACATCACCAGCGCGATCGGCGCCGCGCAGATCGGCTGGTACGGCACCGCGATGCTGTGCTACGTGACCCCGAAGGAGCACCTCGGCCTGCCGAACAAGGACGACGTGAAGGAAGGCATCATCACCTACAAGCTGGCCGCGCACGCCGCCGACCTCGCCAAGGGCCACCCGGGCGCGCAGATCCGCGACAACGCGCTCAGTAAGGCCCGCTTCGAGTTCCGCTGGGAAGACCAGTTCAACCTCGGCCTCGACCCGGACCGCGCGCGCTCGTTCCACGACGAGACGCTGCCGAAGGACTCGGCCAAGGTGGCGCACTTCTGCTCGATGTGCGGCCCGCACTTCTGCTCGATGAAGATCACCCAGGACGTGCGCGAATTCGCCGCCGCGCAGGGCGTGTCCGAGCAGGACGCGCTCGCGAAGGGCATGGAAGTGAAGTCGATCGAGTTCGTCAAGGGCGGCGCCAAGCTGTACGACAAGATCTGA
- a CDS encoding twin-arginine translocation pathway signal protein, giving the protein MGKYRTPKASLDISRRIFLHRSAVMLGGVLLAGPALAAKLGCRPTASDILGPFYRFGAPFRARLAGPDELGDRLVLTGTVFGSDCRTPLPGALIEVWQANHAGLYDTNKPGNFTEVTSFHLRGMLYTNEKGQYEVETIMPGRYPVPPNLPGLEKYAGLTRPAHIHMRVMESLHIPLTMQLYFKGDPFIANDPWAGKKPSLAIDLKQDGKLRRGVFDVVLARGL; this is encoded by the coding sequence ATGGGCAAGTATCGAACCCCGAAGGCCAGCCTGGACATCTCTCGGCGAATCTTCCTGCACAGGAGTGCAGTGATGCTCGGCGGCGTGCTTCTGGCCGGCCCTGCTCTTGCCGCCAAGCTAGGCTGCCGGCCCACGGCGTCCGACATCCTCGGTCCGTTCTATCGCTTCGGCGCGCCATTTCGCGCCCGGCTGGCAGGCCCCGACGAGCTCGGCGACAGGCTTGTTCTGACCGGCACGGTGTTCGGTTCGGACTGCCGTACCCCGCTGCCGGGGGCATTGATCGAGGTGTGGCAAGCGAATCACGCCGGCCTCTATGACACCAACAAGCCCGGCAACTTCACCGAGGTGACTAGCTTCCACTTGCGGGGGATGCTGTATACCAATGAAAAGGGGCAATACGAGGTCGAGACAATCATGCCGGGCCGATACCCGGTCCCGCCCAATCTCCCGGGGCTCGAGAAATACGCGGGGCTGACGCGGCCCGCGCATATTCACATGCGGGTCATGGAGTCGCTGCACATTCCGCTTACGATGCAGCTCTATTTCAAGGGCGACCCCTTCATCGCCAACGATCCCTGGGCCGGTAAAAAGCCATCGTTGGCTATCGATTTAAAACAGGATGGCAAGCTACGCCGCGGTGTTTTCGACGTCGTGCTCGCCAGGGGCTTATAG
- a CDS encoding integron integrase, with protein MTNPSAQPPRLLDRVRGRLRVKHYSLRTEEAYVHWIKRFIHFHDKRHPIDMGGPEVERFLTHLAVDGQVSASTQNVALSALLFLYREVLGVELPWLTDVTRAKKPKRLPVVLSMTEVQALLRVADGVPGLVLRLLYGSGMRLLEGCRLRVKDIDLERGEILVRDGKGAKDRVTVLPRSLVTPLRAQLERAHALHESDLAVGGGEVWLPDALARKYPAAACSWMWQYVFPAPGLSRDPRSGVVRRHHIEDQQVQRAMKRAVRAVGLSKPATPHTLRHSFATHLLEGGQDIRTVQALLGHKDVSTTMIYTHVLNRGGLGVLSPLDRAGL; from the coding sequence ATGACAAATCCCTCCGCCCAGCCTCCTCGCCTGCTCGATCGGGTGCGTGGCCGACTGCGGGTGAAGCACTACAGCCTGCGCACCGAGGAGGCTTACGTTCACTGGATTAAACGCTTTATCCATTTTCATGACAAGCGGCATCCCATTGACATGGGTGGACCGGAGGTCGAGCGCTTCCTGACCCATCTGGCGGTCGACGGTCAGGTGTCGGCGTCGACGCAGAACGTGGCGCTGTCGGCGCTGTTGTTCCTGTATCGCGAGGTGCTGGGGGTCGAGTTGCCTTGGCTCACCGACGTGACGCGGGCGAAAAAGCCCAAGCGTCTGCCGGTGGTGCTGAGCATGACCGAGGTGCAGGCGCTGCTGCGGGTGGCGGACGGGGTGCCTGGACTGGTGTTGCGGCTGCTGTACGGCTCGGGGATGCGGCTGCTGGAGGGGTGCCGGCTGCGCGTCAAGGATATCGACCTGGAGCGCGGCGAGATCCTGGTGCGCGACGGCAAGGGGGCGAAGGATAGGGTCACGGTGCTGCCGCGCAGCCTGGTCACACCGCTACGCGCGCAACTGGAGAGGGCGCACGCGCTGCACGAGTCGGACCTGGCGGTGGGTGGCGGCGAAGTCTGGCTGCCGGATGCGCTGGCGCGCAAATACCCGGCGGCGGCATGCAGCTGGATGTGGCAGTACGTGTTTCCGGCCCCAGGCCTGTCGCGCGACCCGCGCAGCGGCGTGGTGCGCCGTCATCATATCGAGGACCAGCAGGTGCAGCGCGCGATGAAGCGGGCGGTCAGGGCGGTCGGCCTGAGCAAGCCGGCGACGCCCCACACGCTGCGCCACAGCTTCGCGACGCACCTGTTGGAGGGCGGGCAGGACATCCGTACGGTGCAGGCGCTGCTGGGGCACAAGGACGTGAGCACCACGATGATCTACACCCATGTGCTCAATCGCGGCGGGCTGGGCGTGTTGAGCCCGCTGGACCGGGCCGGGCTCTGA
- a CDS encoding heavy metal-binding domain-containing protein: MNFKKVSLVAVIAAAAFSSGCASYRTSSNVDSKSIVANKSDEKVIISEGQLPDKKYKEIGPIEVSIKKLTVFHKDPTKEQANEALSEKAKEVGANAVINVTYKSGIGFTTWGYMDAKGTGVKFTN, translated from the coding sequence ATGAATTTTAAAAAAGTTAGCTTGGTGGCTGTAATTGCGGCTGCAGCTTTTTCGTCTGGTTGTGCATCTTATCGTACAAGCTCAAATGTTGATTCTAAATCTATTGTTGCTAATAAATCGGATGAAAAAGTCATCATTTCAGAAGGTCAGCTGCCTGATAAAAAATACAAGGAAATTGGACCAATTGAAGTTAGTATTAAAAAATTGACTGTTTTTCATAAAGACCCAACAAAAGAGCAAGCCAATGAAGCTCTATCCGAAAAAGCAAAAGAAGTCGGTGCAAATGCTGTAATTAATGTTACCTACAAAAGTGGCATTGGCTTCACAACGTGGGGATATATGGATGCCAAGGGTACTGGGGTAAAATTTACTAATTAA
- a CDS encoding LysE family translocator: protein MVSSSGMLVFAGAALIMALTPGPNMVYLISRSLCQGKRAGVTSWLGVVLGFTVHMCSATIGLTALFMAVPLAYELLKFAGALYLLWLAWQALRPGARSPFEPCPMPDESPRKLFVMGLLTSILNPKVAIFYLSVLPQFISPETGSVLVQSLTFGTTQVLIGSTVNLLVTLSAARIALWFSQNPMWLSVQRYFMGFVLGALAVRLLLEPRRGV, encoded by the coding sequence GTGGTCTCTTCTAGCGGAATGCTTGTGTTCGCTGGTGCTGCTTTGATTATGGCGCTCACACCCGGTCCCAACATGGTCTATCTGATCTCCCGCTCGCTTTGTCAGGGCAAACGCGCGGGCGTCACTTCATGGCTCGGTGTCGTACTGGGCTTCACCGTTCACATGTGCTCAGCCACCATCGGCCTCACCGCCCTGTTTATGGCCGTACCTCTCGCGTATGAGCTTCTCAAGTTTGCTGGTGCCCTCTACCTTCTCTGGTTGGCTTGGCAGGCGCTCAGGCCTGGTGCGCGCTCTCCATTCGAGCCATGCCCGATGCCTGACGAATCGCCCCGAAAGCTTTTCGTCATGGGGCTCCTCACAAGCATCCTCAATCCCAAGGTTGCTATCTTCTACCTGTCGGTTCTTCCACAGTTCATCTCGCCCGAGACTGGTTCGGTCTTGGTGCAAAGCCTCACGTTCGGCACTACACAGGTTCTCATCGGCTCGACCGTCAACCTGTTGGTTACTTTGTCGGCCGCTCGCATTGCACTATGGTTCTCTCAGAATCCAATGTGGCTTTCAGTTCAACGCTACTTCATGGGCTTCGTCCTTGGAGCGCTCGCAGTGCGTCTGCTCTTGGAGCCGCGCCGTGGGGTCTAA
- a CDS encoding nickel-binding protein — MPKFMSSHTMPAGALQREQVDQLAQAAQNDPTVQPYRSFLNLSEGKIFCIMEAPDKQALAAWFQKMKMPCDYITPVELEGERGVVKEA, encoded by the coding sequence ATGCCGAAGTTCATGAGCAGTCACACGATGCCTGCCGGAGCGCTCCAGCGCGAGCAGGTCGACCAACTGGCCCAGGCCGCACAGAATGACCCGACGGTGCAGCCATACCGGAGCTTCCTCAACCTGTCCGAAGGCAAAATCTTCTGCATCATGGAAGCCCCCGACAAGCAGGCTTTGGCCGCCTGGTTCCAGAAGATGAAGATGCCTTGTGACTACATCACGCCCGTGGAACTGGAAGGCGAGCGCGGTGTGGTCAAGGAGGCATAA